A genomic window from Gossypium hirsutum isolate 1008001.06 chromosome D12, Gossypium_hirsutum_v2.1, whole genome shotgun sequence includes:
- the LOC107945469 gene encoding protein transport protein Sec61 subunit gamma-1-like: protein MDALNNVIYLLRDFAKDSVCLFNRCHKPDCKQFTKVALCIAINFAVMGFIELFVKLIFISIKNIIVCST from the exons atggatgCCCTTAATAACGTCATATATCTTTTGAGAG acTTCGCTAAAGACAGTGTCTGTCTCTTCAACCGTTGCCACAAGCCCGATTGTAAAC AGTTCACGAAGGTGGCACTCTGTATAGCGATCAACTTCGCAGTGATGGGATTCATTGAATTATTCGTCAAACTCATCTTTATTTCTATTAAGAACATCATCGTTTGCTCTACTTAG